A window of Oculatellaceae cyanobacterium contains these coding sequences:
- the kdpB gene encoding potassium-transporting ATPase subunit KdpB yields the protein MELPQEPRQPSGPRAARKHTPKANTKGLYQRAIKDAFVKLNPKIMLKNPVMFLVWAGTIITALLTFDPNLFGSVPGENQRLFNGLITLILFFTVLFANFAEAVAEGRGKAQADALRSTKSETTAKKVLPDNSTEEVSSTSLRKGDQIKVVAGDIIPADGEVIGGTASVDESAITGESAPVLKEPGSDMASSVTGGTRILSDELLIRVTSDPGKGFLDRMIALVEGAERSKTPNEIALTVLLAVLSQVFLIVVATLPAIANYVGTPVSVAILIALLVALIPTTIGGLLSAIGIAGMDRVAQFNVIATSGRAVEACGDVNTLILDKTGTITLGNRLAEELIPVNNHSIEDIANVALAASVFDETPEGKSIVRLAEKLGAKVDFDRSQAEGIEFSARTRMSGTNLDDGSQVRKGAVDAVKGFVRSRNGQLTPELDAAYERVSLLGGTPLAVCQDSEIYGIIYLKDIIKPGIKERFDQLRRMGVRTVMLTGDNRITASVIASEAGVDDFIAEATPEDKIAVIQKEQAKGKLVAMTGDGTNDAPALAQANVGVAMNSGTQAAKEAANMVDLDSDPTKLIDLVTIGKQLLITRGALTTFSLANDIAKYFAIIPAIFASVGIGKLNIMGLASAQSAILSALIYNALIIPALIPLALKGVEFRPLTANQLLQRNILIYGLGGVIAPFIAIKLIDVFIAGVGLA from the coding sequence CTGCTGACATTTGACCCCAATTTATTTGGCTCAGTTCCAGGAGAAAATCAGCGACTATTTAATGGTTTGATTACTCTAATTTTATTCTTTACCGTTTTATTTGCTAACTTTGCCGAGGCGGTAGCAGAAGGGCGAGGTAAAGCACAAGCTGATGCCCTGCGTTCTACTAAATCGGAAACTACTGCCAAGAAAGTTTTACCAGATAATTCAACTGAGGAAGTGAGTTCTACCTCATTACGTAAAGGCGATCAAATTAAAGTTGTAGCAGGAGATATTATTCCGGCTGACGGAGAAGTTATTGGCGGTACGGCATCTGTAGATGAATCGGCAATTACTGGCGAATCAGCACCAGTCCTCAAAGAACCAGGTTCGGATATGGCGAGTTCTGTAACTGGGGGGACGCGGATTCTCTCAGATGAATTGCTAATTCGGGTAACGTCTGATCCAGGTAAGGGCTTTTTAGACAGAATGATTGCTTTAGTAGAAGGCGCAGAACGTAGTAAAACACCTAATGAAATAGCTCTGACTGTGTTATTAGCAGTTTTGAGTCAAGTTTTCCTAATTGTAGTGGCAACACTGCCTGCGATCGCAAATTATGTGGGTACGCCAGTCAGCGTCGCCATATTGATTGCTTTATTAGTAGCATTGATTCCTACAACAATTGGCGGCTTACTAAGTGCAATTGGCATTGCTGGTATGGACAGGGTAGCTCAATTTAACGTCATAGCCACCTCTGGGCGGGCAGTAGAAGCTTGTGGTGATGTGAATACCTTAATTTTGGACAAAACGGGGACAATTACGCTGGGAAACCGTTTGGCAGAAGAATTGATCCCAGTCAATAATCACTCAATTGAAGATATAGCTAATGTAGCTTTGGCAGCGAGTGTATTTGATGAAACGCCAGAGGGCAAGTCTATTGTCAGATTAGCTGAGAAGTTGGGAGCTAAAGTAGATTTTGACCGTTCTCAAGCAGAAGGAATTGAGTTTTCTGCGAGGACGCGCATGAGTGGTACAAACTTAGACGATGGTAGTCAGGTACGCAAAGGGGCAGTAGACGCAGTTAAGGGGTTTGTGCGTTCCAGAAATGGACAGTTAACACCCGAACTAGACGCAGCTTATGAACGAGTTTCCCTCTTGGGTGGCACTCCTCTAGCTGTTTGCCAAGATAGCGAAATCTACGGGATCATCTATCTTAAAGACATCATCAAACCTGGTATTAAAGAACGCTTTGATCAGCTACGACGTATGGGTGTCCGTACTGTTATGCTCACAGGAGACAACCGTATTACCGCTTCTGTGATTGCCTCTGAAGCAGGAGTAGATGACTTTATTGCTGAAGCAACTCCAGAAGACAAAATCGCAGTTATTCAAAAAGAACAAGCTAAAGGTAAACTTGTAGCGATGACTGGTGATGGTACTAATGATGCCCCAGCATTAGCGCAAGCGAATGTCGGTGTAGCAATGAATTCTGGCACTCAAGCAGCAAAAGAAGCTGCAAATATGGTGGATTTAGATTCAGACCCTACTAAACTAATTGACTTGGTAACAATTGGCAAACAGCTATTAATTACTCGTGGGGCATTAACTACATTTTCATTAGCCAATGATATTGCAAAATATTTCGCAATTATTCCCGCCATATTTGCCTCAGTGGGGATTGGTAAGTTGAACATTATGGGTTTAGCAAGCGCCCAATCTGCAATTTTATCTGCTCTAATTTATAATGCTTTGATTATTCCAGCATTAATACCTTTGGCTCTAAAAGGTGTGGAGTTCAGACCATTAACTGCTAATCAACTGTTGCAGCGTAACATCTTAATTTATGGACTGGGAGGAGTGATTGCACCATTTATTGCGATTAAGTTAATTGATGTTTTCATTGCTGGTGTAGGTTTAGCTTAG
- a CDS encoding potassium-transporting ATPase subunit F: MNKFDLIEGKGKMFNGVFITQINRRLTQINADELADFIVLGKRSSVDWLQIQWRKRPLPIQLFFLLCLNLLIAPAVQAATSLEVSRFQAYALGVLGLTTLGLSVYLFVVIFQPERF; encoded by the coding sequence ATGAATAAGTTTGATTTGATAGAAGGTAAGGGAAAAATGTTTAACGGAGTTTTTATAACGCAGATTAACCGCAGATTAACGCAGATTAACGCAGATGAATTAGCAGATTTTATCGTTTTAGGTAAGAGGTCTAGCGTAGATTGGTTACAAATACAATGGCGTAAGCGACCATTGCCAATACAACTTTTTTTCCTGCTGTGCCTGAATTTATTAATTGCTCCTGCTGTACAGGCGGCAACAAGTTTAGAAGTATCCCGCTTTCAAGCTTATGCTTTGGGAGTATTAGGTTTAACTACTTTAGGACTCTCTGTTTATTTATTTGTTGTGATTTTTCAACCAGAACGTTTTTAA
- the kdpC gene encoding K(+)-transporting ATPase subunit C, which translates to MREIIKAIRITLVLWVITAVIYPLLIIVLGQVAFPYQANGSLIENQGKVIGSALIGQPFTSNQYFWSRPSTVAYSTADPKNDKNNILKTGISGASNLAPSNKKALIDDRIKPEIDRLKQANIQPTADLVYTSGSGLDPHISVEAAYSQVKRVAQNRSLSLDMVQALIPKYTEGRFLGIFGEPGVNVLKLNLALDNLKSVS; encoded by the coding sequence ATGCGAGAAATTATTAAAGCAATTCGGATCACCTTAGTTCTGTGGGTAATCACAGCAGTGATATATCCTTTATTGATTATTGTTTTGGGTCAAGTGGCATTTCCCTATCAAGCCAATGGTAGTTTAATTGAAAATCAAGGCAAAGTTATTGGTTCTGCTTTAATCGGTCAACCTTTCACATCAAATCAGTATTTCTGGAGTCGTCCCAGCACCGTTGCTTACAGTACAGCAGATCCCAAAAATGACAAAAACAACATACTAAAAACGGGAATATCCGGTGCAAGTAACCTAGCTCCGAGTAACAAAAAAGCCTTAATTGATGACCGCATCAAACCCGAAATAGACCGACTCAAACAAGCTAATATCCAGCCAACAGCAGATTTAGTTTATACTTCTGGTTCTGGTCTAGATCCTCATATTAGTGTCGAAGCTGCATATTCCCAAGTAAAAAGAGTAGCTCAGAATCGCTCTTTATCTCTAGATATGGTTCAAGCATTGATTCCTAAATACACTGAAGGCAGATTTTTGGGAATTTTTGGCGAACCTGGCGTTAATGTCCTCAAGTTAAATTTAGCACTAGATAATTTGAAGTCTGTAAGTTAA